The Synergistaceae bacterium DNA window CGCGTGCTCCCCTTTCAGCGACGAGACCGTGGCCCTTTTGCGCTCCCGTAAAAAACGCGAGCACAAGCCCTTCGCCGTCATGGTCTCGTCTCTTCGGACGGCCGAGAGGCTGGCGTACGTCCCCGACATCGCAAAAAAGCTTCTTCTCTCCCCCGCCGCCCCTATCGTGCTGTGCTGCGCACGAAGGCGCGAAGAGGGAGGAGTCTCTCGATTCGTCGCCCCCGGGCAGAGGACCCTGGGGTTGATGCTCCCCTACACGCCGCTGCATCACCTCTTGTTGGAGGAGATCGACGCGCTGGTCATGACCAGCGCCAACTTCTCGGACGCCCCTATAGTATCGGACAATGAAATAGCTCTGCGAAGCCTTGCCCCCATAGTCGACTTCTTTCTGCTGTCCGACCGAGATATCAGGATGCCGATCGACGACTCGGTCGCCGCACCCCTGGGTCGTTCCTTTTTTCTCATGAGGAGAGGGAGGGGGTACACCCCCCTGCCGATCACCTTTCCGGGGAAAGACGACAGTGTCATCCTCGGAACGGGTGCGGAGATGAAAGGAGGCTTCTGCTTCTCCAGGGCCGGACGCCTGATTCCAGGGCAGTACTTGGGCGACATGAAGCAGAGAGAGACATTGGCCTATTACAACAGGTCCCTGGAGCATTTTATGAGGCTGTACGAGCTAAAACCCGAGGTCGTCGCTTACGACATGCACCCCCGGTATCTTTCCTCCAGGATCGCCGAGAGGCTGGCCGTAGACCACGGGGCCGAGACGGTCGCAGTTCAGCACCACCACGCCCACTTCGCCGCCTGCCTCTTCGAGAACGGTGTCGACGGGGAGGCCATGGGGCTTATCTTCGACGGGACGGGCTATGGAGAGGACGGCGGTGCCTGGGGAGGCGAGATCTTTGTCGGAGACATATCGAGATATGAGCGGGCGGGGCACTTCCTCCCCTCCCGGCTGCCAGGGGGGGACGCAGCCATATTGGAGCCCTGGAGGTATGCGGTCGGGCTTCTGCACGACGTCTATGGGAAAGAGGAGGCCCTCTCGATCGGGAGGGAGATCTGGGGCTCCCGTTCGATGAAGGTCGAGATCTTGCTGGAGACGTTGCCCTTCTCGCCGCCGACGACGTCGTGCGGCAGGCTCTTCGACGCGGCGGCGGCCCTGCTTGGCCTCTGCGACGTCGCATCCTACGACGGGCAGGCGGCGATGAGCCTGGAGGCCGCGGCCACGGGAACGCTCGAGGCACCCTTCAAAGTGGACCGCGCGGGCGGGCTCTTCATAATCGACTGGAGACCTGTGATCAGGTGGATCGTCGAGTCTAAGAACCGCCTGCCCCTGTCCGAGATAGCGGGCGGAGTGCACGCCGGGCTCGCAAAAGCCGTGGCGGGAATATGCCGTGCGATAAGAGACGAGCGGGGGATAAGACAGGTGGCCCTGTCGGGTGGTGTTTGGCAGAACAGGAGGCTGACGGCGCAAGTCTCCCGGCTGCTGCGCCTTGACGGGATGGTGCCGCTGCTTCACAGGATGCTGCCGCCGAACGATGAGTGCGTCTCCGCCGGGCAGGTCGTCGTCGCGAGCGCGATTCTCTCGCGCAGAGGGCAGTAGAGAAAGGCGGCCCGGAAAAACAGGGGCCGCCTTTATACTGCTGCGCCTACACGGTGCTGTAATCTATTCCGCTCTCCTCGGAGAGGACCGACAGCTTCTTCTGGACGTGGATGCTGTCGACGAATCTTATCGTTCCGCTCCTCGACCGCATCACCATGGAGCTGGTGCGGATCTGCTTTCCTTCGTAGCGTACTCCCTTCATCAGTTCGCCGTCCGTGACTCCGGTGGCGGAGAAGAAGATATTGTCGCCCTTTACCAGGTCGTCTATGCCGAGCACCTGGTCAAGGGCAAGTCCTCTTTCCTCCGCTTCCCGGACGTCGTTTTCGTCGCGGGGCCAAAGTTTGCACTGCATGTTGCCGTCCAGGCACTTGATCGCGCAGGCTGTGATGACCGCCTCGGGAGAACCGCCTATACCCATCAGAAGATCGGCCCCTCCATGGTCCTTGCAGGTCAGGAGAGCGCCGGCGATATCACCGTCGGGAATGAGTTTTATCCTCGCTCCCACCTCCCGGACCTGTTCCTTTATGTCGTTGTTTCGTGGACGGTCCAGGAGGACGACGGTTATGTCGTCCAGGGCTTTGTTCCTTGCCTTTGCGACCCGGGCTATGTTCTCCGCCGGGGGGAGGTTGATGTCGATGACCTTGGCCCCCTCCGGACCCACCACCAGCTTGTTCATGTAAAAAATGTTCTTGGGGTTGAACATCGTCCCCCTTTCGGAGAGAGCGACCACGCTGATGGCACCGGAGAGCCCCAACGCCGTAAGCCTTGTTCCGTCGATGGGGTCCACCGCTATGTCCACCAGCGGCTCCTCTCCATCGCCGAGCTGTTCCCCGTTGAACAGCATCGGCGCCTCGTCCTTCTCACCTTCGCCGATCACGACCACCCCCGACATGGGGACAGTGTTCAGCATGTACCTGAGGGCATTGACCGCGGCGCCGTCAACTGCGTTCTTGTCGCCGCGCCCCATCCATCTCCCCGCGGCCATGGCCGCGGCTTCGGTAGCCCGTACCAACTCCAGAGCAAGGTTTCTGTCAGCAGCAAAAAGTTCAGCAGGGCACATCGAGGCATCCTCCTTAAGATGATTATTCCTGGGCCGATTATCACCGTTGGATCAATCAAAAGGGTCAGTCATGCGGTCCTCGGTCAGCGAGTCGCCTCCTTTCGGCTGTCTCGTCAAGCCATCCTCGTCTCACGCAGGAGAGGAAGGAATCGTAACGACCGTCAGCGAAATCGGGGAATGTGTAGTCGAACGGCATCCAGCGCCTGTCCCTGTAGCGAAGAGTCACCTCCGCGAAAATCCCCTCTCCCAGGTAGACCCTGTGAGCGTGATCCTTCGTGGAGGCGAGCACGAGCCTCGCACCGTTCAGATACCCGGGGTCTATATTTACCCTCCGCGGCGAGCCGCTCGCTCTCTCCACCCGGCACGAAGCGCTTTTCCACTCAGTAAGCCTGCCCGCGTCCCGAAGCCCCTCGAAGGAGAGAAAACGCCTGTATAGAACGGGCGCTATATCGGAGTAGTAGTCGGTCACAGAGGAAAAGAGGGACTGGTTGCTTTCGCACTCGGGGATCCCCCACAGGTCCGAGAGGGCGTCCTTTGTCCAGTTCCACGCCTCGTCGTCGGGGTAGAGCACTCCCGTAATCAATTTTACAGGATACATGCACTCTTCGATACTATTCTTCGGGCTCATTGTCAATGCAGACATAGCCAAGGACGGCGTTTTCCCAGATACAGGCCAAGCAACGGTCCTCGTTTCGAGCGGCGGGGAGGTTCTTTGACCTGACTTGCCTCACGGACCTCCTCCTGCATTTCAGATCCGTGATGAACGCCTGTCCGATCGAGGCCAGCCAGGCCATTCGATCCGCGTTTTTTATATCTTCCGTGACCTCCTGGATTAAAAAAACCGCGGGATCGATCCTGGAAAACAGGAATTGCCTGCCGCCATGCTGGATCAGAAACTCGCCGGAGAGGCGTTTTTTCTTGGACAGCTTAGGCAGTGCGATGTCTTCAAAAAGCTCCTCCGCGGCGTGATTATAAAGGACCGAGCCCTCGTCGCAGAGGACGATCGGGAGGGGAACGGTCCACCAGGCGGGCAATTGAAGGGCAGGTGTCTCTTCAAGCATCGCTTTAGCCTCGACGCTCTTTTTCGGCTCGTCGGGTATCGCCTCGGCCGGTACCACCTCGACACCTTGCTTCGTGACCAGAAGAACGGGGGTGAGCGGCCCCATTGACTTGCTGATAGTCCCCGGCGGAAGTTGCCCCGACGAGAGCCTCTTCATCGCCTCCGCCACTTTTGTGTCGGCGTGCCCCCTCTCCATGAAGGAGACTATCTGTTCTTTGGAGAATATGGCGCTTTTGTCAGCCCCCGAGATCACGCAGTGTTCCACTCCGTGAAGAAACAGGGATCGAAGAAGCGACGAAAGAGGGGAATCGACCGTGGTGTCATTGGTGTAACCAGTCCTGTCCATCTCAGGCATTTTCAATCCTCCAGCAGTGCCCTCACGAACTCCTTGACGTCGAAGGGACGCAGGTCTTCCTCGCCTTCACCCAGCCCGACATACCGAACCGGCAGTTTCAGCTCTTCGGCTATCGCTAATATTACTCCACCCTTCGCGGTGTTGTCGTATTTGGACAACACCACTCCGGAGAGGGGAAGAGCCTTGTTAAAGGTTTTTGCCTGTGCCAGCCCGTTCTGTCCTGTCACCGCGTCCAGGACGAGCAAGGTCTCGATGTCCGAGTCCCCGCGGTCCCTGTCAAGGACCCTGTAGATCTTGGCGAGCTCTTCCATCAGGTTGTGTTTCGAGTGAAGGCGCCCGGCGGTATCCACTATCAACACGTCCGCGCCGGCCGATTTGGCCGCCGCAAGCGAGTCGAACACTACGGCCGCAGCGTCGCTTCCCTGTTTCTGGGCGATCACCCTCGTCCCGGACCGCTCGCCCCATATCTTCAGCTGGTCGACCGCCGCAGCGCGGAAGGTGTCCGCCGCGGACAATATAACTCGTTTGCCCTCGTTGCTCCATTGATATGCGAGCTTTCCCGCTGTCGTGGTCTTGCCGCTGCCGTTCACTCCCACGAGGAGGACGATCACAAGAGTGCCCGCTCCCGTCGCGACCGGTTGCCCCATGAGAGGGACGGAGGACAGTGTCCCGCTCAAGAGGTCCGAGAAGTGGTCGAACAGTTCCGCCGTCTCGCCGGTTCTGGAGGAGAGGGATCTCTCCCTCAACTGCTCTATCAGGCTCTGAGAGAGGTCCACGCCTACGTCCCCTGTGATCAGAACCTCCTCTAGGCGATCCCAGAAATCAGTGTCGACAGGCCCGCTTGAAAAAAGGCCGGCCAAGCCGTCGCTCCATCTCTTTCTTACGCCCTTGAGGCCGGTCTTCAATTTTTCAAGAAATGACACGGCTACTACCTCCTCCTGAAGCGCCGCTTCATGCTCGAGTTTCCCCGTCCTTGCCCTGGCCGTGCTTCTTGCCCATGTGCGAGGGTCGTTTTTTTTCAGCTCCGGGGTCCCGCGGCCTCTCCTTTGTCGCACGAGGCGCCTGCGACTCGGCGGAGCGCTCTTGTCCCTTGCCGGGGCCGCGTTTTCGCGGACCTTGACGTCTTCCCGGCCCCTTATCCTCCTTTGCGGCCGGTGAATCGACACCCTTCTGTCCATGCTGAGAGTGGCGGCCCTTCTTGGCGCCCTCCCCGGACGGTCTTTTCGCCTCATCTGTCCTTACCGGGTCTTTCCGATCCCTGTCCTTGTCCGCGCCTGGCCGAGATGCCTGCCTGTCGGCCTGTTTTTTCTGGCCTTCCTTGGGCACGGGAGACTTTTTCCTTCTTCTCCTCCTCGACGGTTTTTTTCCGTCGGCCGCAGGAGCGCCTTTGGGGGAACGCCTGGATTGGTCGTCCGCCTTCCTCTGCGTTTCCTTCCGAGTCTCCGGACCGCTCTCGGTTTCAGCCTTGTCCGCAGGCGTCTCAACCGCGACTCTTCCTTTTTTGCGACTTCCCCAGGAGGTGCGCAGGGATGAAAATGCAGGCTTCCCATCCGAGAGGCGGGGGAAGGCTCTCTCCAGGTCATCTCGGGATGGAACCTCCCACTCCCGGCCATCCAGGACGGTCTCTTTGAAACTAGGGAAATCCTCCACTGCGACCTGGATACTCCCTCCCTCGGGGCGCCTGATCCGGACCGAGTTCGAGGTCAGCTCTACACCGTCGACCACGTAATTGCCGTTAGGGGTTCTGATCTTCGCTCCGGGGTTGGGAAGGTTCTTCCACAAAGCTCCGTATGCATCGTGCTCGTACGACATGCAGCACATCAACCTGCCGCATATGCCGGAGATCTTGGTCGGGTTCAGGGCCAGATTCTGCTCTTTCACCATTTTGATGCAGATCGGGGTGAACTTGTGGAGCCACTGGCTGCAGCAGCATTCAAGGCCGCACGGAGCAATGCCCTTCACTGTCTTCGCCTCGTCGCGCACACCTATCTGCCTGAGTTCTATGCGGGTCTTGAACTCCTTCGCCAGGTCCCTGACATAGGCGCGAAAGTCCACTCTCTGCTCCGAGGTGAAGTAGAAAAAGAGTTTTTTTCTGTCGAGAAGGTACTCCACGTCGACCAGCTTCATGGAAAGGTTGTGATTGCGCAACAGCGCCCTGGCCGTCACCAGGACTTCTCCCTCCTCGGCCCTGGCTTTCGACGCCGTCAAGAGGTCCTCCTCGGAGGCGGGCCGGGCCAGTGTTATCTCCTGGAGGCTCGGCTCTCCTCCCTTTAACTGGCCGTCCGGGGAGTTGTCGGAGCACGAGGCTCGGTATCTGACCTCCTGCTCGGTCGACAGAGAGCCTCCCAGCACGGCCATCTCCGTCCCCCTCATCGTCTCGACGACGAGTCGAGAGCCCTTCGAGGGGAAGGGAGGTGCCTTTATGTCAAGCAAACCGAGATAACGCGGCTTACCAAATATCGCCAAATGAATGGTCAAATATAAAACCCTCCTTGAGTACCATTACAACCAGATCCAGGGCCATCGTACGGGAAAGGCGCTTGGACTGGACCACCATCCTGAGACGCTCGAGCAGAGCCGCTCTCTCATAGGCGCCCCGGTCGATTTCGTACGAGATCCACGGTGCCAACAGCCCCGCCAGGTCGTCGATCTCCGCCGCAGCATACTGCTCGACCCAGTCTGCCCACTCTTTCTCGGTCCGGGGCGGCGGCAGCCCTTCCACTGCACGGGTCGAAGGCAGCGACACCATCCAAGAACGGCTTCTCAGTGTGGGGAGAAGCAGTTTTTCGTCCTCGAGCATGAGGACCACGTAGACGTCCTCGGGAGGCTCCTCCGCCAGCTTTAACAGGCTGTTCGCGGCTGGAGGCAGCATTTTTTCCGCTGAGAACACCAGCACAACCCTCCTGTCCGATACCACCGGGCGGAAGGCGGCGTCGCTTATTATCCTGCGGCACTCGTCGATTGAGGGCGGCTTCGATGGCTCTCCAGCCACGATAAGATCGGGGTGGTTGGCCCCCGACCACGCCTCGCAGGCCGGACAATTGTCCTCCCCTGTCCCGTTTGCGCACAGCAGGGCTTTCGAGAGGGCCTGCGCTATGACCGGTTGGCGCTCATCGGAGGCTGAAAGGGCTATCGTATGTGGGAAAGAGCCCCTCCGAAGCATTTGAAGCATTCGTATCCAAGCCTCCGACTCCCTCCAGGCGCCTGGATCCTGTTTTGCCCGGTCGTGCGAGTTCAAAACAGCAGGGAGAACAGGCATCCCTTGATCTCCTCCAGTATC harbors:
- the hypF gene encoding carbamoyltransferase HypF, which produces MLYKTRIVVSGIVQGVGFRPFCARLARSEGISGFALNTSAGVEMELHGEGGSLDRFLSRISLENPPASAVYKVEVIDERHPSPRPPAGFEIHESRREARNTAMIPADLSTCSDCLSEMKDPSNRRYRYPFINCTNCGPRYSIISELPYDRPTTTMSEFKMCPECHGEYSDPLNRRFHAEPNACPVCGPLVWLADSRGSVLEHEDRAVRLASSLLGEGKILAVKGIGGFHLACSPFSDETVALLRSRKKREHKPFAVMVSSLRTAERLAYVPDIAKKLLLSPAAPIVLCCARRREEGGVSRFVAPGQRTLGLMLPYTPLHHLLLEEIDALVMTSANFSDAPIVSDNEIALRSLAPIVDFFLLSDRDIRMPIDDSVAAPLGRSFFLMRRGRGYTPLPITFPGKDDSVILGTGAEMKGGFCFSRAGRLIPGQYLGDMKQRETLAYYNRSLEHFMRLYELKPEVVAYDMHPRYLSSRIAERLAVDHGAETVAVQHHHAHFAACLFENGVDGEAMGLIFDGTGYGEDGGAWGGEIFVGDISRYERAGHFLPSRLPGGDAAILEPWRYAVGLLHDVYGKEEALSIGREIWGSRSMKVEILLETLPFSPPTTSCGRLFDAAAALLGLCDVASYDGQAAMSLEAAATGTLEAPFKVDRAGGLFIIDWRPVIRWIVESKNRLPLSEIAGGVHAGLAKAVAGICRAIRDERGIRQVALSGGVWQNRRLTAQVSRLLRLDGMVPLLHRMLPPNDECVSAGQVVVASAILSRRGQ
- the glpX gene encoding class II fructose-bisphosphatase, with protein sequence MCPAELFAADRNLALELVRATEAAAMAAGRWMGRGDKNAVDGAAVNALRYMLNTVPMSGVVVIGEGEKDEAPMLFNGEQLGDGEEPLVDIAVDPIDGTRLTALGLSGAISVVALSERGTMFNPKNIFYMNKLVVGPEGAKVIDINLPPAENIARVAKARNKALDDITVVLLDRPRNNDIKEQVREVGARIKLIPDGDIAGALLTCKDHGGADLLMGIGGSPEAVITACAIKCLDGNMQCKLWPRDENDVREAEERGLALDQVLGIDDLVKGDNIFFSATGVTDGELMKGVRYEGKQIRTSSMVMRSRSGTIRFVDSIHVQKKLSVLSEESGIDYSTV
- a CDS encoding DUF4416 family protein, with the translated sequence MYPVKLITGVLYPDDEAWNWTKDALSDLWGIPECESNQSLFSSVTDYYSDIAPVLYRRFLSFEGLRDAGRLTEWKSASCRVERASGSPRRVNIDPGYLNGARLVLASTKDHAHRVYLGEGIFAEVTLRYRDRRWMPFDYTFPDFADGRYDSFLSCVRRGWLDETAERRRLADRGPHD
- the ftsY gene encoding signal recognition particle-docking protein FtsY, with product MSFLEKLKTGLKGVRKRWSDGLAGLFSSGPVDTDFWDRLEEVLITGDVGVDLSQSLIEQLRERSLSSRTGETAELFDHFSDLLSGTLSSVPLMGQPVATGAGTLVIVLLVGVNGSGKTTTAGKLAYQWSNEGKRVILSAADTFRAAAVDQLKIWGERSGTRVIAQKQGSDAAAVVFDSLAAAKSAGADVLIVDTAGRLHSKHNLMEELAKIYRVLDRDRGDSDIETLLVLDAVTGQNGLAQAKTFNKALPLSGVVLSKYDNTAKGGVILAIAEELKLPVRYVGLGEGEEDLRPFDVKEFVRALLED